The proteins below come from a single Vitis vinifera cultivar Pinot Noir 40024 chromosome 9, ASM3070453v1 genomic window:
- the LOC104880287 gene encoding extensin encodes MKANIVFKVILISLLLITLTLTEARTHPKDRHQRKEEEEKRRSRRSGSSSGRRRSRGGGGGGRTRSNCDSLYQYLFGSCGQWPFARSNNPFEHPPSPSPGRIPPPSQPLPPSVPSLPPIVPSPPLLPFPPTPLVPSPPAVVQPPPLLPFPPPTVVSPPPTVVPPPVLPTPSPPVVVPSPPPPSPPPPSPPPPSPPPPSPPPPPLIPSPPPPSPLSPSPPPPAFVLPPPSPPPPPLVPSPPPPAIFPWLSPPADNPPPVFPWLSPPADTPPPVFPWLSPPADTPPAVFPWLSPPDEFTPTPFFPTFSPPPEPPQFPQLPPEQPFSFPPPTPESPQFPMLPPEQPFSFTPPSPDPPQFPLLPPEQPFSSTPPAPEADVIQPPAFPLPQQPDLFLPPPVLPFIPDNPQQPQPFVSTPPAPEAIFNEPVQPDQPPPISFLPPFQLPPPSDSPPFNN; translated from the coding sequence ATGAAAGCAAACATAGTATTCAAAGTGATTCTCATATCATTGCTTCTGATTACTCTCACACTCACAGAAGCCAGAACCCATCCCAAGGACAGACACCAGCGaaaggaggaagaagagaagagaagaagcAGAAGAAGTGGAAGTAGTAGTGGTAGAAGAAGATCGAGAGGTGGAGGTGGTGGCGGAAGAACAAGGTCCAACTGTGATTCTTTGTATCAGTATCTTTTTGGAAGCTGTGGGCAATGGCCTTTCGCTCGTTCAAACAACCCTTTTGAGCACCCGCCTTCCCCATCTCCTGGCCGGATTCCGCCGCCTTCACAGCCTTTGCCACCCTCTGTTCCTTCGTTGCCGCCTATTGTGCCTTCTCCTCCATTGCTTCCCTTCCCCCCCACGCCATTAGTTCCTTCTCCTCCGGCTGTGGTGCAACCCCCGCCTTTACTACCGTTTCCACCTCCTACTGTTGTCTCGCCGCCGCCCACAGTTGTTCCACCGCCTGTCCTTCCAACTCCTTCGCCGCCGGTGGTGGTCCCTTCCCCTCCGCCGCCCTCTCCTCCTCCACCTTCTCCACCGCCACCTTCTCCTCCTCCACCCTCTCCGCCACCGCCGCCCTTAATTCCATCTCCGCCGCCGCCTTCTCCACTATCGCCCTCCCCACCACCACCCGCTTTCGTTTTACCGCCGCCTTCACCACCGCCACCACCCTTGGTTCCCtctccaccaccaccagcaATATTTCCATGGCTATCACCTCCTGCTGATAATCCACCTCCAGTATTTCCATGGCTATCTCCACCAGCTGACACCCCACCTCCAGTATTTCCATGGCTGTCGCCTCCAGCTGATACCCCACCTGCAGTATTTCCATGGTTATCACCTCCAGATGAATTCACGCCAACACCATTTTTCCCCACATTTTCTCCACCACCAGAGCCTCCACAGTTTCCGCAACTGCCACCAGAACAGCCATTCTCATTTCCACCACCCACGCCAGAATCTCCACAATTTCCAATGCTTCCACCAGAACAGCCATTTTCATTCACCCCACCATCACCAGACCCTCCACAGTTTCCACTTCTTCCACCAGAGCAGCCATTTTCATCTACACCACCTGCCCCGGAAGCTGATGTAATTCAGCCACCAGCTTTCCCACTTCCACAGCAACCAGACCTTTTTCTTCCACCTCCAGTGCTTCCATTTATTCCCGATAATCCGCAGCAACCACAACCGTTTGTGTCCACGCCGCCAGCTCCGGAAGCCATATTTAATGAGCCAGTGCAGCCTGATCAGCCACCGccaatttctttccttcctccATTTCAGCTTCCACCACCTTCTGATTCACCtccctttaacaactaa